A segment of the Pseudomonas versuta genome:
CAAACTGGATCAAGCATTTCTGGATCAGGGCTATCACGTGGTCGCTTTCAATTTCAAAGGCTTCGGCCGCAGCACCATCGGCGGTCATGCATTTGCCGACGATGTGCTGGCGATTGCCCGGCGAGTGACACAGGACAACCCGGGCCTGCCCGTCCACCTGGTGGGCTGTTCGTTTGGTGGCTATCACCTGGCCCATGCCCTGGCACGGGATGCCACGCCCTTTACCTCGGCGGTGCTGGACAGCGTGCCGGTTTCGGTGCGCAGCTACTTCACTCGCGGACCGCTGCGGCACGCCATGCGCTGGATCAGCGGCAGTCGCCTGGCGGTGCCCACGGGGACCTGTGCGATTGATCACTCATTGCAAAGCGTGCGCCATCTACCGGTCGCCTATTTCTACGGCCTCAACGACCCCTTTATCCCGGCTGCCAGCGTGGCAGGGCTAAAGCGCGATTGCGGGACCTTGCATATGGTCGGCTTCGAGGGCTGTCGTCACCTGGAAAACCATAAGAACCACCGGGATCGCTACTTCGAGGAAATCTTCGCTTTTTTCAATCGGGCAGAAGCTCAAACGCCTGTCGTACCGGCATAACCCACCAAGGAACACTGGAATGGGCAACGAATACAACATGGCGCTGGTGCTCGGTGCCGGGCTCAGCCTGCTGGCGGCGCTGATGCATGTCGGGGTCATCATGGGGGGGCCTTCGTGGTATCACCTGTTTGGCGCTGGCGAGCGCTTTGTCCGGGCAGCCAGGGCCGGGCGAC
Coding sequences within it:
- a CDS encoding alpha/beta hydrolase, giving the protein MPAHAAAFVEVSRDGSRLEGASVRTTAMQPRGVVMLCHPFLKYGMHYFFENKLDQAFLDQGYHVVAFNFKGFGRSTIGGHAFADDVLAIARRVTQDNPGLPVHLVGCSFGGYHLAHALARDATPFTSAVLDSVPVSVRSYFTRGPLRHAMRWISGSRLAVPTGTCAIDHSLQSVRHLPVAYFYGLNDPFIPAASVAGLKRDCGTLHMVGFEGCRHLENHKNHRDRYFEEIFAFFNRAEAQTPVVPA